DNA from Helicoverpa zea isolate HzStark_Cry1AcR chromosome 22, ilHelZeax1.1, whole genome shotgun sequence:
aaataataatcgtgcctagtggtattttatgtcggatacattgagtggaccacctttgtaagacgactaaaaagtcgcgGTGTATTTAAAAGTggctacaatatttattaaacggGTGATATTTGAACacttttttgctattttttcttgtaaaaacttaagaaatataatgactaaatgtacaataatagtacctaagtaattagtttaaaaccatataagtaatcaatattataatatatacttactagaatgaattaatatgacatctactacctatccttaccattttatcctaatcataatactacttgcttgatcagtataatgtattcattttcattctaagcactctgaaacttatttattctttggaacacctgtatgtactctactaggaaattattttgcatgagtaactattatataatctgtggtaccTATTACGTACGCCCTATGGCGGCAATCAaatagtgtcaaatgttatgatttcggcgtggcggcaacgattgttgtagatttcaaaagaagccgccggcgcgtgtatcataaccatgtacttccgaaaagcggcaaactttgagaagtaagtacaaaacctttgatgccgcattatcaaagtgccgatggttaaaacataactaggcatgcactcagtttgattttaatagatatttttttattcgctatgtttatggtattagtcgtaatgcgcataggtccagtttttcatattctttgatacagtttttagcgtctcatagaattcctaagcgtacctacctatacaccgaactgttacacctaactactcagtgaaatagcgctaagtcctagctgcaagacgcaagagtcttgcaggctaagtcttgttcttgctcaagtcttgcacggtcagtcttggtcttggtcttgctaaaaatacgcggtcttgttcttggtcttggtcttgcaaaaacgcaagaacaagaccaagactgcaagaccaagactgaatttgggcaacactacaGTAGAGAAATTAATTATCAACGGTAATGTTAACTATATGGTCTGCCAAAGTGCCAATTTGTCAATTCACACTTGTCTGTCTGTGGTTTATTTATAGACttctttttcttataaaaataaaaactttcctTAGTCAAAATTCTCAATTCTACACGATTTAGTCTTGGCATcaattattcattttttttttaaacaatgtttattaCTGTCTATGTATTTTTGATTTAGCAAacttgtaataattatttttattctgtacGTGAATTAGTTCCTAAATTAAGTGTGTGAAACCTCAAGGACCATATAATAACACATGCGTAGTGATATGTTCAGTGCACCAACCGCCGCCCCGGCCGCGAGCCGGTCGGCGCCGGCCGCCGCGGCCGCCCCGCCGCCGCCCCCCAGCGCTCCGGCCAGTCTTATGCCGGATCAGACGCTCAACGAATACATACGGGTCCCCGATAAGATGGTTGGGCTTAGTAAGTATACACTTTTGTTTATATCTTCCCCACACACATAGGGCACTTATCCACAGAAACAAAGTGAAGTTGCGGTTTGGATAAATTCAGAAATATTAGCCAATTAgcatataataaaacaattctATTTCACCGTTTTTCTGCACTCTCTCCGCTTCTGAAGGCAAGTAGTCTTATACATGGATATGTATTATCTGCCTTTCACCTTTCATGGCTCATAGGAAGGCTATCAAAAGATAGCTAAATTTTAGCAAGACCCAGTAAACAGCACTGtgtaaaacaacataaaaacctTTTGAGTAGTCTGATTTTCTATCCATCCATGACAAACGAACTACGATAACACAGTTACTACCCAAAGGAGAGGTCTATAAGCTAATcattcattatagttcggccattcagagaatgcgttcctgacacgtcgcgattgaactgacgacgtaactacattcattgattattgatataataatgttgttttaatgctcctcaattgttaaaacggtaaacaaccagcaaaatatttttatcgtaactgcaacgccattgcaaagttacgtcgtcagttcaatcgcgacgtgtcaggaacgcattctctgaatggccgaactttagttGACTCAACCTTCACAGAAATAAAATCTACTTCctcctatttttatttctatctttAAAATCATCCCTTTACCAACAGTTATCGGCCGCGGTGGTGAGCAGATCACGCGCCTACAAGCCGAGTCTGGCTGCAAGATACAAATGGCGCCCGACTCCGGCGGTCAGCCCGATAGGTTGTGCACCCTCACCGGATCTAGGGAGGCTATACAGAGAGCCAAGTAAGTCAACTATGTAACTAAGTCAtgataaatatatacaaataggGACATTAGGCCTCGAAAACTACAAAactttaatatacatataaatagagaAATTAAGCCCCATAAACAGAAAACATGTATCTTTAAAGTTGCTGCTAGATGCCACACTGAGTTAAAACAGATTTCTTATGAGTGAGTTAATTGAGATTGCTTGCAAGCCATCGTTCTAACTAACACTGCAAACTGCAACATAAGGGGAATGAAGGAACAACATGCAAACTATGTATTACTGAATACTGTACCATATTTATATCTATTCAGCAGCCTAACCTAACTAAATGTAATCCCGTCGCTTGTTGCTGACCATTGTTTTCATATGATCAGCAAATTCCTTATGATAGGAAGCATCTTAATACCTGAATGACTTTGCAAATATATGTATTAGCTTGATTGGAGTACGATGGCTGAATGAGTTGATAGTGCTCATACAAAAGTGAATAACTTTGGACATAAACATGAACTATGTTTTCATGGGAAAAAAATCCAtactgttacgctttcacgtttcTACGCTGACTGAATATATTGAcatagaagtcggttaaaaatatatgtacgttGGGCAGACCTCACAGATTATTCTTATGTTACACCTTTTTTTGCACACTTTAATGTTATAATGTATTTTAGGGAGCTCGTGAACCAAATAGTAAACCACCGCGGTCGAGAGAACGCGCCGCAGCACCCTGAGGGACAGGGctccggcggcggcggcggcatgCCCCCCATGCCACGAGGCGGCGGCGGAGCACTCGCTGTAAGTTACCTAAAACTGCACCACCTTAGATTTTGAATGGCAGTTAGTGAATTAGAAAGCAAAAGTATATCAATTTACTTACGTCCATgttgttatatttgtttttatacaaattcatttattcGATGAGACCATTGTGTTAGTAACAAAAATCTTTAGACTTTTTTAGTATGTACTTGGTAACGACCTGGTACTATCGTTCGTATTTAATATGGACTTGAccaagaagaaataaataaaacttcacaTAATTGAGAAATTAAGTACATAttaaacatattacaatataaaGGTTAAGGTATTAACTTATAATAACATTGACTAACAAGCTTTTCAGCTGGTTGTGGAATATAACAAAGCTCGGCGGTTAGGCGtgatctatgtatgtatatcctGTACATTCGTCACGACTTCGCACCCAATCTGCTGGGTCGGCCCATGCGATTCCGTTCAGTTGGTTCTTGCTAATAATTATCTAATAAAATGAACTATTTATGTATTAGGAAATAGCTAAATAGATGaaggtcaaagtcaaaatcgtttatagAAATTAGGCCAATGTAGATTTGCACTTTTTAATGCCTTAGATTTGAGTTTTTGACAGTATACTAAAAtattatggctggaaagaagcgATGAAGATGAAATTTCCCAGTtgcttattataaataaatatttttgttaaaaattactttttcatCTTGTTTGAGTATACATTGATGTAAGAAACCAAGATTCTAATAATTGCGTCTATCACCTATTGTGCAGTCTCTGAACAATGAGATGAGATGATGCAATATTACTTGCTCTCTCTATTAACTAGGCAATCTATGTTATTTTTTCCATAGTTTGAGTTAGGTCCTTTAAATTCAGGGAGACTGTCAGTCAAACCCAATAtgtataatttgttacttaATCGACTAAATTATAGCTTCCGCACGCAGTTTCATAAACTACTCGTGTCTACTCGTCTAAACCTTTAGCCTttttcgataaatggactaACCAAACCAACACTGAATTGTTCAAAAAAGTCCAGTAGTTGTCAGATTAGGGTGTTCAAACATACAAAAAGTGTACCTTTATTCCTATATAGATTATATTTTAAGTGTAGTAAGAACCACTGAATAGCAAAGAAGCGTGGTCGACTGGTAGGATAGGAAGTAGTGACTCCAACTTGCTTGAATCCGCAGGGCAACCTACCAATCGGACGCGCGGATTGGGTGCAAAATTGTGACGTGAGTAAACATTTGCATTCTatctatttatattcattttatttaatcacGTATTCTGTAGAATTTACggctgttcccaatattttgcttacaaGAGACAGAATTGTACATTAGCCCGATACGAGTAgcgtcaaattcctatctttatAGTAAGAAAAAGAATAGATAGATCGAATATTGGGAATGACCGTTCGTCGATTTGAATGGTTCGTGTAAATATGCACACTTCACTTTAGATCTATATGTATCATTTAATAGGCCATTTGTGTATCTTTAGACATTAAAAAGACGGTGGatagattttctttatttatagaTTGCATGTTAGAATGTAGTAAACTAGTAATTTAATAACCAtgtataaaaatcaataataatatgGAATGCTTTAAGAAACgcatagttttaaaattatcaatatATTGGCgtagatatttttcttttattttaaaattgtcacacatacaaaaatatttgtttcagtAGTGTAAGGACACTTAGAAATATTTAATCACCTAGTTTTAGTCCACACACTGCTTTGTTTCAATCAACAACATTGAACAGTCATTTAATATTTCCCTTTATCACTCAAGCAGGATGAAATAATGCTGCCAGGGCCTAAAGTGGGGCTCATCATTGGCAAGAACGGCAAAACTATTAAACAGCTCCAAGAGCAGTCAGGAGCCAAAATGGTGGTTATTCAAGAAGGACCCAATACAgaatatgtaagtataaaacCATTAGAAGTCGTTTATATGAGGCAGATAGATCAATCTCTAGCTTTTCAGGTCTTCAATGTGATTTCAATCATAATATACCATATATTGTATGGGTGCCAAtctttcaaaattcaatttcaatgaTAAACGAAAATGTGAAAAAGAAACTATTGTGTCTGGTCATATATTTATGCCGCTGCTATATATCCTTCAATTGTTTTcgcaaattataataagaaagAAGACAGTAAAGGACTAAGATGGATTGCATAAAATATTGTGAAAGAAAGGGCCGTCGCCGCAAATTACGTGCTATTATGTATACTCATGTGACCCATACCCTCGTACATCTTTTAATACGTATAAATGGTTTCTGCGCAGAAATTCACGCGACATTCCGAGCCGACATACTTaagaattataacattgtataacatacattatgtactaataaatattttgtttaaatacaaCTCAAAACTAATAAAGTTCCAATACAAATTCTCAAAGTTTCAATACAAATtctcatttacatatttttctgttCCTGTATAGGAGAAGCCGCTCCGCATATCAGGCGACCCAGCCAAAGTTGAGCACGCCAAACAGCTGGTCTACGAGCTGCTGGCCGACAAGGACATGCAGCAAGGCGGGGGCCAGCGACAGCCGCAGTACGACGACTCGTACCCGGGACACGATCAGGGCAACGGACTCGCTACTAATGCCACTGAGGTGAGGGGTACTTTGAAGGTGGAATAGGGTGAAGATTGAGAGTAAAATGGATTTGAAAATCACTGTGTACAAAAGACGCTACAAACACAACATTCTTGATTATATTCGAGTTCGAAAGTAAGTTTGAAAATAGTGTAAGTTTCTTTTCTAGTTGTATTTATCTCAACCCAGCTTACAAGTAATGGTTGACAAAGTTGACACCTCAATATCATGAAACCGTTTTATTaagtttcttataaaaataattaaattttacacACCAACGATAATTAAAGTACACAGAAACGATAGCGAAACTCCGCGTACAACATGAAGGATTCAATCATTCTTTAGCTATACACGAACCAGGCATTCCTACGTACGTATTCAAAATTTGAGCATTCAAAATGTAACCGAATACATTTTGAATGCTCAAATTTTATAAGCAGGGTATCGCTAACTATTATTTCTGTTTATGCGGAACTACAGATGTATATGTATAGAAGCGCCTAGTCTGTATCTAgaccataaagtaaataaccactagagagcgcactcgccaatttcttctaagaacacgactcaccactgcgggccgggggacgcggcataatccgcggctactattggtcagttcaaggtcgagttgcatgagtacgctcagcaagggattgctctctttcaattaaaaaatatcgataaaatgtatttcatcgtagtaataaatactcaataaaaatcgtataagaatatttaataaaaatcagtctattacaaaaaagaactccgtacaagaaaataattgattcttaaaaagtattaatttagtataagtttttcgaattaatgttttagggtcttgattgtttttggtaaaaaacgATAATAATCGAACGTCTACATATTTCttgatatattataaataggtacacgatgtaattattccaaaattatgaagtttataaaaacttactaaGATAGGCAAAAACATCGTTGGAATCGCTGAACTAAATAAACGTCggcattgttttaaatattcaaaacgaTTGGGAGTAAAGTGCCTCGAGCAAACAACACTGTATTTTGTTGGGGaccaattttccatatttctggaatcttaaaaaatctaaaatgatttttttttttttattacattaaaagtaatttgtggAGGCACCAGGAACAGCTGCCTCTAACGTCGCTATGGTCAGTTAATTAACTCATttgccaaaataaaacatatttttttattaatataaatttactattatcgatatccacttcatccttaaaggtaacagcccaaatttcatcgataggaatacaaagggcaagaaagagatggacgtattagaatttcttaatgaaagaaagggacttttccaaaagacatcaacgagcgtgagcgcggttcaccaaccaccaatttaaatagacccctgtggtatttcgtaatataattaaatcaaagtcaaattttggtattgatactTGTCGATGCCATCCTTTTTGTGACTAGATATCCTGGATGTTTCCCGCACCATTTCATCGCAcatgtaggcattttttttagtttttactaaataaaatcctcaataATTTAGCGTGTTCGCAGGTCTTAGACTTGGTCGATCGATTGGTTGGCTTGGTTGGTTGATCGTACTGATCGTAGCCTTGTAGTACGCGCAAAATCACTAACgtttggcgagcgtcggggcactgtatgcgcagtcaagtggttttatagtctttgatctagacacacggcagtgtgtccgccaagttcgagcaaaaaaagcgacacgccggccgtgggttatattacacgaaccatttcgggccaaattcgacccccctataactcaaaatctattttatttacacatttcaaatttctagtatctgttgagaccccctcacttatctaaaatacaaaatttcattaatatacctattgtagatCTTGAGAtgttgacgtcagaaaatcgctatttttactatacactgattcactgactcactcattaaaaacctagaccactttcaatggtcgtattgacttgaaatttggcatggaggtaggtctttatgtcaaggtaaagggaaaaatctgaaaatggccaagtgtgagttgGTTTCAAAATAtagaaggtgtaaaatacccagtgtaaatttatacccctaaggaactaaaacgaactaaatttatctatatttatataatatatcttcgaatggtcgtaccgatctgaaattcgttacaaaggtttgtatttagtcaaagtaaaaatctgaaaacggccaagtgtgagtcactttcgaaaataacgaatgtgtaactttgatccacgaacataatatatgataacatgtcatgtcagtcagttggtaaatctagtccatttagttaatctagttcatttctttgtaagaagcatagtgcatattcaaaaatctgaaagatagtataaatgagacatttccttaactaacttaatcataagaaaaaaataaaataaacaacctagtgttacttggcaagttttaatagaaaattaaatacttgattcattgcgtttagtaggtttataagaaggtgtgtgaaaacttgcctcacttcttttataggcgaaggatttccatattatcgaacttggcagcctttcacatttttgttttgggctTTATAAGGATTGATTTTCTAAATATGATAAGTGCTCTAATACAAAACATTGTTAACAGGTGCTAGTACCGAAAGTAGCGGTAGGCATCGTCATCGGACGCGGCGGCGACATGATCAAGAAGATCCAAGCGGAGACAGGGTGCAGGGTTCAGTTCCACCAGGAACGAGACGATGGACCCGGAGACAAAAGGTATATCTTCACGACAGTACATGAAAATATCCGAGGAATGGCTTCTTGTAATTGGGTTGTTAATGTTTTGGTGTTGAAACAGATGTTACCTACAAGGCAAGCCGCATCAAGTTGACCAAGCCAGACAAATGATTGAAGATCTCATCTCTAGTGTAAATGTGAGTATGCTTATCACTTAGAACTACTTAGAAGTTAACTGCTATTAAATACCTGTCTTTGGGCATTTCAAGATGCACCAGGATATCGATTATAGTTTACTTGAGACATGGGTGAAACCGGTGTCGAAAACTAATGACTTTAATAAGGATATTGTGTAACAGAGACGCGAACAAGAGGTGCGGTCAGGACGCGGACGCGGCGGCTCCACGCAGCGCAACGGCGAGCGCGGCGCCGGCGACTACTCGCAGTGGCAGGACTCGCACGACATCCGCGTCACCTTCACCGTCTCCAACGTCAAGTGCGGCCTCATCATCGGCAGGGGTATGTACTGCagccacggcagctgttcttgAAGGAGATCATCGTACACtctaataaaaacgaaaaacatGTATGACATCACCCCACAAGACATAGTGCTTTAtgtattccttcactctcatagtttGACCGCACAGCAATCCGGTAGGGCCGTCAGAAATGACAAGCAGGACCAACAGTCTTAATATCTCCGGGCTACTAAGTGGAAGTTCAGCTTGACCCAGGAATCGAAACAGTCTGCTTTGAAAACACTTTATTATTGAGCAAAGGCCTTACCTCTACCATACCTGCTTTCTTGCCGGATTGTTCATGAAACACCGTGTGTGTTTTCAGTAACTTTATCACGAAGTGTAAGATGTATGTACCCGTattcgcaaaaataaataaatttgaaaatttaattttagtttgaagTGCCATAAATAAGTGTGAAGAAACTTGCGTATCTGGTACGGGTCTAAAACGTACAACTTTCCCGCACAGGTGGTGaagtaattaaacaaataaacgcgGCATCGGGTGCTCACTGCGAGCTGGACCGCCGCGCGCAGGGCTCCGACCGCAACAACCGCACCTTCTACATAC
Protein-coding regions in this window:
- the LOC124641138 gene encoding far upstream element-binding protein 3 isoform X1, with the translated sequence MSDYSSMATLQNNSQTAGFAAAVQRARLVAAKLEGGGSKRPLEEGPEPNAKKLASVEVPYQQQQPPMSDMFSAPTAAPAASRSAPAAAAAPPPPPSAPASLMPDQTLNEYIRVPDKMVGLIIGRGGEQITRLQAESGCKIQMAPDSGGQPDRLCTLTGSREAIQRAKELVNQIVNHRGRENAPQHPEGQGSGGGGGMPPMPRGGGGALAGNLPIGRADWVQNCDQDEIMLPGPKVGLIIGKNGKTIKQLQEQSGAKMVVIQEGPNTEYEKPLRISGDPAKVEHAKQLVYELLADKDMQQGGGQRQPQYDDSYPGHDQGNGLATNATEVLVPKVAVGIVIGRGGDMIKKIQAETGCRVQFHQERDDGPGDKRCYLQGKPHQVDQARQMIEDLISSVNRREQEVRSGRGRGGSTQRNGERGAGDYSQWQDSHDIRVTFTVSNVKCGLIIGRGGEVIKQINAASGAHCELDRRAQGSDRNNRTFYIRGHPDAVEHCKRIIMEKVGMPVNFIQEGGNGGNGGNGNGNGVGGAGGEYYGGGAAGPPAWGYNPHWHQPAQPQAPQQQVQINPATGQPDYSQQWIDYYRSLGLMREAEAIEQQAKQQQQGMDGGGGGGGTPPASSGPAAGPGAAPAPPAGGSQPDYSAQWAEYYRSIGKLKEAEAIEAQIKLKSSGGGGGGGSGGSSTPGAGAAGAGGAGSQYAQYGVYAPQVYPGYQPYPYPAQPNSDHHQQ
- the LOC124641138 gene encoding far upstream element-binding protein 3 isoform X3, whose amino-acid sequence is MSDYSSMATLQNNSQTAGFAAAVQRARLVAAKLEGGGSKRPLEEGPEPNAKKLASVEVPYQQQQPPMSDMFSAPTAAPAASRSAPAAAAAPPPPPSAPASLMPDQTLNEYIRVPDKMVGLIIGRGGEQITRLQAESGCKIQMAPDSGGQPDRLCTLTGSREAIQRAKELVNQIVNHRGRENAPQHPEGQGSGGGGGMPPMPRGGGGALAGNLPIGRADWVQNCDQDEIMLPGPKVGLIIGKNGKTIKQLQEQSGAKMVVIQEGPNTEYEKPLRISGDPAKVEHAKQLVYELLADKDMQQGGGQRQPQYDDSYPGHDQGNGLATNATEVLVPKVAVGIVIGRGGDMIKKIQAETGCRVQFHQERDDGPGDKRCYLQGKPHQVDQARQMIEDLISSVNRREQEVRSGRGRGGSTQRNGERGAGDYSQWQDSHDIRVTFTVSNVKCGLIIGRGGEVIKQINAASGAHCELDRRAQGSDRNNRTFYIRGHPDAVEHCKRIIMEKVGMPVNFIQEGGNGGNGGNGNGNGVGGAGGEYYGGGAAGPPAWGYNPHWHQPAQPQAPQQQVQINPATGQPDYSQQWIDYYRSLGLMREAEAIEQQAKQQQQGGGGGGGTPPASSGPAAGPGAAPAPPAGGSQPDYSAQWAEYYRSIGKLKEAEAIEAQIKLKSSGGGGGGGSGGSSTPGAGAAGAGGAGSQYAQYGVYAPQVYPGYQPYPYPAQPNSDHHQQ
- the LOC124641138 gene encoding far upstream element-binding protein 3 isoform X6; the encoded protein is MSDYSSMATLQNNSQTAGFAAAVQRARLVAAKLEGGGSKRPLEEGPEPNAKKLASVEVPYQQQQPPMSDMFSAPTAAPAASRSAPAAAAAPPPPPSAPASLMPDQTLNEYIRVPDKMVGLIIGRGGEQITRLQAESGCKIQMAPDSGGQPDRLCTLTGSREAIQRAKELVNQIVNHRGRENAPQHPEGQGSGGGGGMPPMPRGGGGALAQDEIMLPGPKVGLIIGKNGKTIKQLQEQSGAKMVVIQEGPNTEYEKPLRISGDPAKVEHAKQLVYELLADKDMQQGGGQRQPQYDDSYPGHDQGNGLATNATEVLVPKVAVGIVIGRGGDMIKKIQAETGCRVQFHQERDDGPGDKRCYLQGKPHQVDQARQMIEDLISSVNRREQEVRSGRGRGGSTQRNGERGAGDYSQWQDSHDIRVTFTVSNVKCGLIIGRGGEVIKQINAASGAHCELDRRAQGSDRNNRTFYIRGHPDAVEHCKRIIMEKVGMPVNFIQEGGNGGNGGNGNGNGVGGAGGEYYGGGAAGPPAWGYNPHWHQPAQPQAPQQQVQINPATGQPDYSQQWIDYYRSLGLMREAEAIEQQAKQQQQGGGGGGGTPPASSGPAAGPGAAPAPPAGGSQPDYSAQWAEYYRSIGKLKEAEAIEAQIKLKSSGGGGGGGSGGSSTPGAGAAGAGGAGSQYAQYGVYAPQVYPGYQPYPYPAQPNSDHHQQ
- the LOC124641138 gene encoding far upstream element-binding protein 1 isoform X2, giving the protein MSDYSSMATLQNNSQTAGFAAAVQRARLVAAKLEGGGSKRPLEEGPEPNAKKLASVEVPYQQQQPPMSDMFSAPTAAPAASRSAPAAAAAPPPPPSAPASLMPDQTLNEYIRVPDKMVGLIIGRGGEQITRLQAESGCKIQMAPDSGGQPDRLCTLTGSREAIQRAKELVNQIVNHRGRENAPQHPEGQGSGGGGGMPPMPRGGGGALAGNLPIGRADWVQNCDDEIMLPGPKVGLIIGKNGKTIKQLQEQSGAKMVVIQEGPNTEYEKPLRISGDPAKVEHAKQLVYELLADKDMQQGGGQRQPQYDDSYPGHDQGNGLATNATEVLVPKVAVGIVIGRGGDMIKKIQAETGCRVQFHQERDDGPGDKRCYLQGKPHQVDQARQMIEDLISSVNRREQEVRSGRGRGGSTQRNGERGAGDYSQWQDSHDIRVTFTVSNVKCGLIIGRGGEVIKQINAASGAHCELDRRAQGSDRNNRTFYIRGHPDAVEHCKRIIMEKVGMPVNFIQEGGNGGNGGNGNGNGVGGAGGEYYGGGAAGPPAWGYNPHWHQPAQPQAPQQQVQINPATGQPDYSQQWIDYYRSLGLMREAEAIEQQAKQQQQGMDGGGGGGGTPPASSGPAAGPGAAPAPPAGGSQPDYSAQWAEYYRSIGKLKEAEAIEAQIKLKSSGGGGGGGSGGSSTPGAGAAGAGGAGSQYAQYGVYAPQVYPGYQPYPYPAQPNSDHHQQ
- the LOC124641138 gene encoding far upstream element-binding protein 3 isoform X4, translating into MSDYSSMATLQNNSQTAGFAAAVQRARLVAAKLEGGGSKRPLEEGPEPNAKKLASVEVPYQQQQPPMSDMFSAPTAAPAASRSAPAAAAAPPPPPSAPASLMPDQTLNEYIRVPDKMVGLIIGRGGEQITRLQAESGCKIQMAPDSGGQPDRLCTLTGSREAIQRAKELVNQIVNHRGRENAPQHPEGQGSGGGGGMPPMPRGGGGALAQDEIMLPGPKVGLIIGKNGKTIKQLQEQSGAKMVVIQEGPNTEYEKPLRISGDPAKVEHAKQLVYELLADKDMQQGGGQRQPQYDDSYPGHDQGNGLATNATEVLVPKVAVGIVIGRGGDMIKKIQAETGCRVQFHQERDDGPGDKRCYLQGKPHQVDQARQMIEDLISSVNRREQEVRSGRGRGGSTQRNGERGAGDYSQWQDSHDIRVTFTVSNVKCGLIIGRGGEVIKQINAASGAHCELDRRAQGSDRNNRTFYIRGHPDAVEHCKRIIMEKVGMPVNFIQEGGNGGNGGNGNGNGVGGAGGEYYGGGAAGPPAWGYNPHWHQPAQPQAPQQQVQINPATGQPDYSQQWIDYYRSLGLMREAEAIEQQAKQQQQGMDGGGGGGGTPPASSGPAAGPGAAPAPPAGGSQPDYSAQWAEYYRSIGKLKEAEAIEAQIKLKSSGGGGGGGSGGSSTPGAGAAGAGGAGSQYAQYGVYAPQVYPGYQPYPYPAQPNSDHHQQ
- the LOC124641138 gene encoding far upstream element-binding protein 3 isoform X7; this translates as MSDMFSAPTAAPAASRSAPAAAAAPPPPPSAPASLMPDQTLNEYIRVPDKMVGLIIGRGGEQITRLQAESGCKIQMAPDSGGQPDRLCTLTGSREAIQRAKELVNQIVNHRGRENAPQHPEGQGSGGGGGMPPMPRGGGGALAGNLPIGRADWVQNCDQDEIMLPGPKVGLIIGKNGKTIKQLQEQSGAKMVVIQEGPNTEYEKPLRISGDPAKVEHAKQLVYELLADKDMQQGGGQRQPQYDDSYPGHDQGNGLATNATEVLVPKVAVGIVIGRGGDMIKKIQAETGCRVQFHQERDDGPGDKRCYLQGKPHQVDQARQMIEDLISSVNRREQEVRSGRGRGGSTQRNGERGAGDYSQWQDSHDIRVTFTVSNVKCGLIIGRGGEVIKQINAASGAHCELDRRAQGSDRNNRTFYIRGHPDAVEHCKRIIMEKVGMPVNFIQEGGNGGNGGNGNGNGVGGAGGEYYGGGAAGPPAWGYNPHWHQPAQPQAPQQQVQINPATGQPDYSQQWIDYYRSLGLMREAEAIEQQAKQQQQGMDGGGGGGGTPPASSGPAAGPGAAPAPPAGGSQPDYSAQWAEYYRSIGKLKEAEAIEAQIKLKSSGGGGGGGSGGSSTPGAGAAGAGGAGSQYAQYGVYAPQVYPGYQPYPYPAQPNSDHHQQ
- the LOC124641138 gene encoding far upstream element-binding protein 3 isoform X5, which produces MSDYSSMATLQNNSQTAGFAAAVQRARLVAAKLEGGGSKRPLEEGPEPNAKKLASVEVPYQQQQPPMSDMFSAPTAAPAASRSAPAAAAAPPPPPSAPASLMPDQTLNEYIRVPDKMVGLIIGRGGEQITRLQAESGCKIQMAPDSGGQPDRLCTLTGSREAIQRAKELVNQIVNHRGRENAPQHPEGQGSGGGGGMPPMPRGGGGALADEIMLPGPKVGLIIGKNGKTIKQLQEQSGAKMVVIQEGPNTEYEKPLRISGDPAKVEHAKQLVYELLADKDMQQGGGQRQPQYDDSYPGHDQGNGLATNATEVLVPKVAVGIVIGRGGDMIKKIQAETGCRVQFHQERDDGPGDKRCYLQGKPHQVDQARQMIEDLISSVNRREQEVRSGRGRGGSTQRNGERGAGDYSQWQDSHDIRVTFTVSNVKCGLIIGRGGEVIKQINAASGAHCELDRRAQGSDRNNRTFYIRGHPDAVEHCKRIIMEKVGMPVNFIQEGGNGGNGGNGNGNGVGGAGGEYYGGGAAGPPAWGYNPHWHQPAQPQAPQQQVQINPATGQPDYSQQWIDYYRSLGLMREAEAIEQQAKQQQQGMDGGGGGGGTPPASSGPAAGPGAAPAPPAGGSQPDYSAQWAEYYRSIGKLKEAEAIEAQIKLKSSGGGGGGGSGGSSTPGAGAAGAGGAGSQYAQYGVYAPQVYPGYQPYPYPAQPNSDHHQQ